The Candidatus Hydrogenedentota bacterium genome contains the following window.
GCGCACGCGCAACGGGACCCCGACGCGGCGCTCGGCGCGCTCAAGCCGGGGGAGGGGCTGGCGGTTTCGCTGTTTGCCGCGGAAGACGACCTGGTCAACCCGACGGCTATCGATATCGACGCGCAGGGGCGGGTGTGGGTGACGGAGGCGGCGAACTACCGGCTTTTCAAGCATCCGGCCGTGCGCGCGCAGGGCGATCGCGTCCGCGTGCTTGAGGACACCGATGGGGACGGCCGGTGCGACAAGGCCACGACGTTCTACGAGGATCCCTCGGTGCAGGCCCCGCTGGGCATTGCGGTGATCGGGGAGCGCGTGTACATCTGCCAGAGCCCGGAGCTCTACTACCTCGAAGATACCGACGGGGACCTGAAGGCGGACAAGAAAACGGTCGTGCTGACGGGTTTCGGCGGCGTGGATCACGATCACGCGATTCACGGGGCCATGATCGGGCCGGATGGGTTGATTTACATGACCGTGGGCGACGGCGGGTTCGACGTAACGGACGGTTCGGGCAACCGGATAGTCGCGGGCAAGGGGGGCGAGCAGCCGGAATACGACGCGGCGACGGTCCTGCGCGTGGACCTGGAGGGGAACCGGCTGGAAGTGCTGGCCGAGGGAATGCGCAATCCCTACGAGCCGGCGGTGAGTTCGTTCGGGACGGTTTTCGCCTCCGACAACGACGACGACGGCAACGAGCAGGTCCAGATCAACTACGTGATGGAGGGGGGGCACTACGGTTACTGGCCGCGCCGCCAGGGCGATCGCCGGCTGGATGAGGTGCACTGGAACAAGGACCGTCCCGGGGTGATGCCGAACATGATCCGCACGGGCTTCGGTTCGCCGACGGGCCTGTTGTTTTACGAGGGTGAATCCTTGCCCGAACGCCTGCGCAACACGCTGATCCACGCCGACGCCGGGCCGGGCGAGATCCGGTCCTACCGGCCCATGGCGGCGGGCGCGGGTTATCGCGGGGAGACGGAGGTCATCCTGTCCGCCCCCGAGGACAAATGGTTCCGCCCCAGTGATGTGTGCGCGGCGCCGGACGGGTCAATATTTGTCGCGGACTGGTACGACCCCGGCGTGGGCGGCCATAATATGGGGGACACGTCGCGCGGGCGCATTTACCGTCTGGCGGCGAAGGACACGGTCTACACGGCGCCGCCGCTGGACCTGCGCACCGAAGAGGGGCTTGTGGAGGCCTTCCGCTCGCCCAACCTTGCGCGTCGCTACCTTGCCTGGCGCGTGCTTCAGGGGGAACTGAAAGGGCCCGAGGTTCCGCTGCTGCACCGGCTCTACCAGGATTCACGCCCCGAGATCCGCGCCCGCGCGCTCTGGCTGCTGGCTCGGGAGGAGAACCACGGCCGGGAAACGCTGCTTGAAGCGGCGCGGAATGAATCGGTGGCCTTTCGCGTGCTTGCGGTGCGGCTGCTGGCCGATCGTGGCGGCGACGCGCTTTTTGAAGCGGATTGGCTATTGCGCGATCCGGAGCCGCCTGTGCGCCGCCAGATTCTGGTGGAATTGCGCGAATTTGAGGCGTCCGAAACGCGGGACGAGTGGTTGCTGGCGCTCGCGCTCCAATACGACGGGCGGGACCGGTTCTACCGCGAGGCGATCGGGCTGGCCTTTGCGGGCCGCGAGGCCTGGGGATTCGAACGCCTGGCGGAGGCGCTCGGCGAACGGTGGGACGAGCGCCTGGCGGGGCTGGCGCTGCAATTGCACCCGCCGGAAGCGCTTCCCCTCGCCGAGGCGGCGCTCCGGAATGAAATGCTGGGAAGCACCCCGCGAAAGGCCGCGCTCGACGTCATCGACGCGATCGGCACGGAAGAGGCCGGCGCCCTGCTGGCCGCGCAGGTGCTGGAGCCGGCGGATCCGGAGCTCTGGAACCACGCCCTGCGCCATCTGGGCCGGAACGCGGGCCTCGACTGGGCGGCTGCGGCGGAAGGGGCCGCGTTTGACCGGGCGCTGGTGGACGCGCTGGCCGACCCGGAGCGATCCAGGGCGGTTTGGGCCTACGTTTCCGATACGGGCCGCCAGAGCCTTGCGCCGATGCTCGTCGCGCGGGCGCTCGACGTGGATGAGACCAACCCGGATCGCCTGAAGGCGCTGGAGGGGCTTGCGGTTGTCGCGCCGAAGGTCGCGCCGGAGAACGCCGCCGCGCTTGCCGAGCAGGTGGCGCTGTTGCTGCGGGGCGAAGACGAATCGTTTCACGGGCCGGCGGTGGAGGCCATGCAGGCGTTTCGCGGCGCCGCGAGCCAGGCCCTGCTGCTGGCGCACCTGAAGGACGCCGAGCAACCCAAGCCGATCCGGGCCACGATTGCGCGGCGGCTCGCCAACACGCAATCCGGCGCGCTGGGTCTGCTCGGGCTGGTTGAGGCGGGGGAATTGCCCGGCGATCTCGAGCGCGACGTGCGCGAAGCGGTCCACGCCAGCCCGTATGACGACGTGCGGATGATGGCGCAGCAGTTGCTCCCGGCCGAGCGCGCGGCGGACGGGGCCGCGTTGCCGCCCCTGGCCGAACTCGCCGCCATGGGGGGCGATCCCCGGCGCGGGCGCACCATTTTCTTCAGCGAGGACGCCGCCCAGTGCCACCGTTGCCACGAAGTCGGCGAGGAGGGCCGCGAAGTGGGGCCGGACCTGACCGTGATAGGCCAGAAGCTGGGCCGGGAGGGCCTGCTGGAGTCGATCCTCTACCCGAACGCGGCCATATCGCACGAGTACGAGGTGTGGATCCTGGAGACCGAATGGGAGGGGCTGCTCAGCGGCTTCATCGTCGGCGAGGACGACAACGCGGTGCAGCTGATGGACGCGAGCGGCGCTGTCAAGCCGATCAAGAAGGAAGAAATCCTGGACCGGCGCAAGAGCAAGACGTCCCTGATGCCCACGGGGCTTGCGGCGGCGATGTCCGCGCAGGATCTCAGCGATCTGGTTTCGTACCTGGAGACGTTGAAGTAGGGAGCGACCATTCAGCCGTCTGTAGCATCAATGTGCCGGAAGACCAGTACGTGATCCGGTAAGCTGCGGGGAAGCACAAGACTTCATAGGATCGTTGCGTTTGTGAAATGACCCCGCTCCCCATTCCATTCCGGTTTTGGGGACGCGGGAATTCTATTCCATGCCAGCCATGCTCGCCGAATGCCGAAGCGGGCGTTGCCGCAGGCAAGGAATGCCTAACGTCCTGAGGCGGCGGAATTATGGAGGCGGGCGGTGGGTGCTGGTGGTTTTTGGTGGCGGCGGGTCAGGCAGGGATGCCTAACCTCCTGAGACGGCGGGACGTCGGAGACTATTCCTGCTCGCTAATTCAGGCGGTCAAAATGTTACGTCTCTTAGCATTTCGGCAGCCGATTGCGCCGGGCGAGGCGGAGCTCGTAGTCCTTTTGAAGGTTCATCCAGAAATCCGCGCTCATGCCGAAATAGAGTGCAAAACGCAGCGCCATTTCGGCCGTGATCGCCCGCTTTCCATCAATAATATTCTTAATTGCCGTGCGATCCACGCCGATGGCGCGCGCGAACGCACCGGGCGTGACGCCGAGCCCATCGAGAAAATCTTCCTTGAGCAAAATGCCGGGGTGCTCAATCTCAAGCTGGTTGTTTGTCATGTGCGGTCTCCGCTGCTCCTATTTCGCTTCGGGCAGGAGGCCCAGGTTGGCCATGAGCTGGAGGGCGTTGCTGTGCTCGACCACGCCGGGGCGCATGGTGTAGTCGAAGATGAGCTCGCTCCCTTCCAGGTGGTCGGAGAAGTGGACATTGGCGGCGGCCTCGCCCATTGCGTCGGCGGCTTTCGTGAGGGCGAGATCGTGCGTGGTGACAAATCCGATCGCGCCGCGCTCGACGAAGGAGCGCACCAGCGCCTCCGCGCCCACCTGCCGGTCGTGCGAGTTGGTGCCGTGCAGGATCTCGTCGAGCAGGAACAACACGGGAATGTCGCGCGAGATGAGGTCCGATACGGCCTTGAGGCGCTGGAGCTCGGCGTAGAAACGGGAAACGCCGCTCTGGATGGAGTCCTGCACGCGCAGCGTCGCGCCGATCTGGAAGGGCGTGAGGCGCATGGATCCGGCGGCGACCGGCGCGCCCAATTGCGCGAGCACCACGTTGATCCCCACCACGCGCAGGTAGGTGCTCTTGCCGGACATGTTCGAGCCGCTGACGATGGTGATGCGGTGAGCCCCGCCGAGCGTCACGCCGTTGGGCACGCAGACGCCGGGTTTCAGCAGGGGATGCCGGAGCGCCTTTCCTTCCAGCAGGGGCTCGCCCTCCACGATCTCCGGATACGGGTAGTCCGGGTGCTCCCAGGCGAAGGCGGCCAGGGACAGCAGGGCCTCGAATTCGCCGACCGCCGCGAGCCAGTCGGGGAGGTGGCGGCCCCAGCGGAGGCGCCAGGACTCGATTGCGAACGCGAAATGCACGCTCCACATGAGCAGCAGGGAGACGGGGAAGAACAGCTGGTTCATCTGCAGGTTGAAGAGGTAGACCAGCCGCTCCAGCTGGCGTATGCGCGCGGCGGCGTCCTTGCCATCCTCGGTGAGCCGCTCGCGGATGGAGCGCAGCACGGGGGCCTCAAACTGTTCGGCGCCGAGTCGGTCCAGCAGGTGGATCAGGACGCGCAGCTCCCGTTCGGGCTCCTCGACGGCCATGAGCACGCGCACGGCCCGTTTGGCGGTGGTGCCGAGCAGCAGCAGCTGAATCGTGAACAGGATGAGGAACGGGAAACCGATGTTCCACTGGATGAAGACGAGCAGGGCCAGAACGGTTGCCACGGTGAGCGCGAGATAGCCGCGCGGGGCCCAGCCGCCGGTAAGCTCGGCGGGGCGGACCGACCAGCGGGCCAGCGTGCTTCCCCGTACGGCGCCGCGCACATCGAGCCCGAGGCGGGCGAGGTCCTCCCGCAGGTCCAGCCGGGGCGCCAACTCGCGAACGGCCTCCTGGCGCGCGCGGATGTCCGCCGCCGCCTGCGGGCGTTGCATCCAGCCGGCCAGCCGCGTGCGGCCCGATGCGGTTTGGGCCTGGCACAGCAATTCGAAAAGGGAGGCGGGGCCGAAGAGGTCGAGATCGGGCGCGTACGGGTGGTCCCGCTCCTGTGCGGCGACATCCTGTACGCCGTCGCCCGGCCAGTCGCCCGCGATGCGGCGGAGTCCCTTCTCGTAGTAACCGACCGCGGCATCCGCGCGGGCGCGCCCCCGGGCGACGGATTCGTGCCGGACCGCCAGGGCGACAAATCCGGCGATAGGCAGGAGCAACCACGCGGGGTGCATGCTTCCCCAGAAAGCGAGGCCGGCCATCAGCGCGGCCAGCAGAAAGACGGCGAGGCGCAGGTTGGCGATGCGATCGAAGCGGGCGTCAAAGGCGTCGCGGGCGGCTTTCCGGGCGGCCAGGCGCTCGGAATACGCCGCGGCGGGATCGTGGGGTATGTTTGGCATAGGACCTTTCAACGGGGCGCGCCGGAAGGGAATCCCCCAGCGTTCGGGCGGGCCCGGGCGCCCATAGTGGCGCAGTGTGGGCCATATTCGCAACTCCCCGGCGACTTTTTCGTTTTTTTTATGCGCCTGTTGTATGCTGTGTGGCCCCGTCCCGGCGCCCTTCCGGGATTGCAGCATTTTCCGTATCCCAAACCCCGCTGGAAACCGAATCATGGATGATCGCACGTCGACCGATATCGATGAAACCCGCGAGCAACTGGCCACCATCATGGAAGGCGGCAATGTCGAGGCGCTGGAACAGTTGCTGGAGACCATGCCCTCGAACGATCTGGCGTTTGCGCTCTCCCGGCTCTCCGAGGAAGACCAGTCCAGGGTCCTGACGACCATTTCGCCCGAGGACGCCGCCGATATCCTCGAACAACTGCCGAGCGCGCAGGCCGTCGATTTGATCGAGCAACTCGCGCCGGACCAGGCCGCCGACATCATCGACGAGC
Protein-coding sequences here:
- a CDS encoding DNA mismatch repair protein MutS, whose protein sequence is MPNIPHDPAAAYSERLAARKAARDAFDARFDRIANLRLAVFLLAALMAGLAFWGSMHPAWLLLPIAGFVALAVRHESVARGRARADAAVGYYEKGLRRIAGDWPGDGVQDVAAQERDHPYAPDLDLFGPASLFELLCQAQTASGRTRLAGWMQRPQAAADIRARQEAVRELAPRLDLREDLARLGLDVRGAVRGSTLARWSVRPAELTGGWAPRGYLALTVATVLALLVFIQWNIGFPFLILFTIQLLLLGTTAKRAVRVLMAVEEPERELRVLIHLLDRLGAEQFEAPVLRSIRERLTEDGKDAAARIRQLERLVYLFNLQMNQLFFPVSLLLMWSVHFAFAIESWRLRWGRHLPDWLAAVGEFEALLSLAAFAWEHPDYPYPEIVEGEPLLEGKALRHPLLKPGVCVPNGVTLGGAHRITIVSGSNMSGKSTYLRVVGINVVLAQLGAPVAAGSMRLTPFQIGATLRVQDSIQSGVSRFYAELQRLKAVSDLISRDIPVLFLLDEILHGTNSHDRQVGAEALVRSFVERGAIGFVTTHDLALTKAADAMGEAAANVHFSDHLEGSELIFDYTMRPGVVEHSNALQLMANLGLLPEAK
- a CDS encoding PQQ-dependent sugar dehydrogenase; its protein translation is MRIHALFGAAVLAAALLAVSEAHAQRDPDAALGALKPGEGLAVSLFAAEDDLVNPTAIDIDAQGRVWVTEAANYRLFKHPAVRAQGDRVRVLEDTDGDGRCDKATTFYEDPSVQAPLGIAVIGERVYICQSPELYYLEDTDGDLKADKKTVVLTGFGGVDHDHAIHGAMIGPDGLIYMTVGDGGFDVTDGSGNRIVAGKGGEQPEYDAATVLRVDLEGNRLEVLAEGMRNPYEPAVSSFGTVFASDNDDDGNEQVQINYVMEGGHYGYWPRRQGDRRLDEVHWNKDRPGVMPNMIRTGFGSPTGLLFYEGESLPERLRNTLIHADAGPGEIRSYRPMAAGAGYRGETEVILSAPEDKWFRPSDVCAAPDGSIFVADWYDPGVGGHNMGDTSRGRIYRLAAKDTVYTAPPLDLRTEEGLVEAFRSPNLARRYLAWRVLQGELKGPEVPLLHRLYQDSRPEIRARALWLLAREENHGRETLLEAARNESVAFRVLAVRLLADRGGDALFEADWLLRDPEPPVRRQILVELREFEASETRDEWLLALALQYDGRDRFYREAIGLAFAGREAWGFERLAEALGERWDERLAGLALQLHPPEALPLAEAALRNEMLGSTPRKAALDVIDAIGTEEAGALLAAQVLEPADPELWNHALRHLGRNAGLDWAAAAEGAAFDRALVDALADPERSRAVWAYVSDTGRQSLAPMLVARALDVDETNPDRLKALEGLAVVAPKVAPENAAALAEQVALLLRGEDESFHGPAVEAMQAFRGAASQALLLAHLKDAEQPKPIRATIARRLANTQSGALGLLGLVEAGELPGDLERDVREAVHASPYDDVRMMAQQLLPAERAADGAALPPLAELAAMGGDPRRGRTIFFSEDAAQCHRCHEVGEEGREVGPDLTVIGQKLGREGLLESILYPNAAISHEYEVWILETEWEGLLSGFIVGEDDNAVQLMDASGAVKPIKKEEILDRRKSKTSLMPTGLAAAMSAQDLSDLVSYLETLK
- a CDS encoding HigA family addiction module antidote protein; translated protein: MTNNQLEIEHPGILLKEDFLDGLGVTPGAFARAIGVDRTAIKNIIDGKRAITAEMALRFALYFGMSADFWMNLQKDYELRLARRNRLPKC